The following coding sequences are from one Augochlora pura isolate Apur16 chromosome 6, APUR_v2.2.1, whole genome shotgun sequence window:
- the LOC144471321 gene encoding uncharacterized protein LOC144471321, which produces MDNDAKSLSETAENYSQDMEHTVNSDQQCNEPRIEEQTMDVKTNPDLVLDLRSVLPVCEQVSENEDSVEQLSAVLEQPEDSSVTMEEAQSLLEDHANRNHVLRERVESLREIMKSLKEELQNEVQLCRKEREEFQLLREKDSAMALHEATAAARAAAAAYAAESPLSNKLGDVLDLGTEDTFTELAILEYEKRLAKYQDSRAYDHAEKRYNACWISIANIYKQKLMEIERLCNEELEKVQQNANTLQPLKEMVSQWYVDEKNHGDTARSYEIYTGTRKNVIDNENLFSERKFQKIDAEVNMTPEIFVAKFKSDNLTNSNKHALF; this is translated from the exons ATGGACAATGATGCGAAGTCGTTGTCAGAAACCGCGGAAAATTACTCGCAGGACATGGAACATACTGTAAATTCCGATCAACAATGCAACGAGCCACGAATCGAAGAGCAAACAATGGACGTCAAAACGAACCCCGACTTGGTGTTGGATCTACGGAGCGTACTTCCGGTTTGCGAGCAAGTCTCGGAGAATGAGGACTCAGTGGAGCAGCTTTCGGCTGTTCTTGAACAACCCGAAGACTCCTCTGTGACCATGGAAGAAGCTCAATCGTTACTAGAAGATCATGCGAACAGGAA CCATGTTCTCCGGGAACGAGTAGAGTCACTCCGAGAGATTATGAAGAGCCTCAAAGAAGAGTTGCAAAACGAAGTGCAGCTATGTCGAAAGGAGAGGGAGGAGTTTCAGCTTTTGCGCGAAAAGGATAGTGCAATGGCTTTGCACGAGGCAACTGCAGCTGCGCGAGCCGCTGCGGCGGCTTACGCGGCAGAGTCACCTTTGTCAAATAAATTGG GAGACGTTTTGGACCTAGGCACAGAGGACACGTTCACAGAGCTCGCTATACTCGAGTACGAGAAGAGACTGGCAAAGTATCAGGATTCGCGCGCGTACGATCATGCGGAGAAGCGTTACAACGCATGCTGGATATCGATCGCGAACATTTACAAGCAAAAATTAATGGAGATCGAGCGACTCTGTAACGAGGAGCTGGAGAAAGTGCAGCAGAACGCGAACACCCTGCAGCCGCTCAAAGAAATGGTGTCGCAATGGTACGTGGACGAAAAGAACCACGGCGATACAGCTAGAAGCTACGAAATTTATACCGGCACGcggaaaaatgtaattgaCAACGAGAATCTGTTTTCTGAGCGTAAATTTCAAAAGATCGACGCAGAAGTGAATATGACGCCTGAAATATTCgtcgcaaaattcaaatccgACAATTTAACAAACAGTAATAAGCATGCGTTGTTTTAA
- the LOC144471319 gene encoding ELMO domain-containing protein 2 isoform X1 — MIEMRDRSMSNSKSKAIISGENRPIVKWLLRQTTQMCELQRICYGEPSGARRTMAVEESLRLSRNANIKTLVAHLNDLAEQRGIVPKTERKILEEAIRTVLVTKKINPTAHPDFAKSFGKCIELIWGYKQLCVECEELRKTPYDAENPQHEMLLFELWNSLMPYERLDARVTKQWQEIGFQGDDPKTDFRGMGILGLENLVYFAQEYPSAATHVLSHSTHPRYGYAFAIVGINLTSMALRLLKDGAAKTHIYNSSKTLPTIRAFHQFYCYLFYEFDGFWIDSKPSNMMEFSSIQEKFENSIRMALADPSTVFRINISVDNV; from the exons ATGATCGAGATGCGAGATCGTTCGATGTCGAACTCGAAGAGCAAAGCGATTATTTCGGGGGAGAACAG ACCAATTGTAAAATGGTTGTTGCGCCAGACAACGCAAATGTGCGAGCTTCAGAGAATCTGTTATGGAGAGCCGTCGGGTGCACGGAGAACTATGGCTGTAGAGGAATCTCTGAGATTGTCCAGAAATGCAAATATCAAAACGCTTGTAGCTCACTTGAACGATCTAGCTGAACAGCGTGGTATCGTTCCAAAAACAGAACGTAAGATACTGGAGGAGGCTATTAGGACTGTGTTGGTGACcaagaaaataaatccaaCCGCTCATCCTGACTTTGCTAAGTCTTTTGGCAAATGTATAGAACTAATTTGGGGCTATAAACAGCTTTGTGTGGAGTGCGAAGAGCTTAGAAAAACGCCTTATGACGCTGAAAATCCTCAGCACGAGATGCTCTTGTTTGAGTTGTGGAATTCATTAATGCCTTATGAGCGGCTTGATGCTAGAGTAACAAAGCAGTGGCAGGAGATTGGTTTTCAGGGTGATGATCCAAAAACAGATTTCCGTGGAATGGGAATTCTGGGATTAGAGAATTTGGTTTATTTTGCTCAAGAATATCCCAGCGCTGCAACACATGTACTGTCCCACTCTACTCATCCACGGTATGGTTATGCTTTTGCAATAGTTGGCATAAATTTAACAAGCATGGCCCTGCGTCTGTTGAAAGATGGAGCTGCGAAAactcatatttataattcctcTAAGACCTTGCCAACGATTCGTGcctttcatcaattttattgttatctaTTCTATGAATTTGATGGGTTCTGGATAGACTCGAAACCGAGCAATATGATGGAATTCTCGTCTATACAGGAGAAATTTGAGAATAGTATTAGGATGGCATTAGCAGACCCTTCTACTGTATTTAGGATAAATATATCAGTagataatgtttaa
- the LOC144471319 gene encoding ELMO domain-containing protein 2 isoform X2, whose amino-acid sequence MCELQRICYGEPSGARRTMAVEESLRLSRNANIKTLVAHLNDLAEQRGIVPKTERKILEEAIRTVLVTKKINPTAHPDFAKSFGKCIELIWGYKQLCVECEELRKTPYDAENPQHEMLLFELWNSLMPYERLDARVTKQWQEIGFQGDDPKTDFRGMGILGLENLVYFAQEYPSAATHVLSHSTHPRYGYAFAIVGINLTSMALRLLKDGAAKTHIYNSSKTLPTIRAFHQFYCYLFYEFDGFWIDSKPSNMMEFSSIQEKFENSIRMALADPSTVFRINISVDNV is encoded by the coding sequence ATGTGCGAGCTTCAGAGAATCTGTTATGGAGAGCCGTCGGGTGCACGGAGAACTATGGCTGTAGAGGAATCTCTGAGATTGTCCAGAAATGCAAATATCAAAACGCTTGTAGCTCACTTGAACGATCTAGCTGAACAGCGTGGTATCGTTCCAAAAACAGAACGTAAGATACTGGAGGAGGCTATTAGGACTGTGTTGGTGACcaagaaaataaatccaaCCGCTCATCCTGACTTTGCTAAGTCTTTTGGCAAATGTATAGAACTAATTTGGGGCTATAAACAGCTTTGTGTGGAGTGCGAAGAGCTTAGAAAAACGCCTTATGACGCTGAAAATCCTCAGCACGAGATGCTCTTGTTTGAGTTGTGGAATTCATTAATGCCTTATGAGCGGCTTGATGCTAGAGTAACAAAGCAGTGGCAGGAGATTGGTTTTCAGGGTGATGATCCAAAAACAGATTTCCGTGGAATGGGAATTCTGGGATTAGAGAATTTGGTTTATTTTGCTCAAGAATATCCCAGCGCTGCAACACATGTACTGTCCCACTCTACTCATCCACGGTATGGTTATGCTTTTGCAATAGTTGGCATAAATTTAACAAGCATGGCCCTGCGTCTGTTGAAAGATGGAGCTGCGAAAactcatatttataattcctcTAAGACCTTGCCAACGATTCGTGcctttcatcaattttattgttatctaTTCTATGAATTTGATGGGTTCTGGATAGACTCGAAACCGAGCAATATGATGGAATTCTCGTCTATACAGGAGAAATTTGAGAATAGTATTAGGATGGCATTAGCAGACCCTTCTACTGTATTTAGGATAAATATATCAGTagataatgtttaa
- the LOC144471320 gene encoding protein disulfide-isomerase A4 translates to MLGIICLLAICSISAVQSNGLETVSDAELTALLGNEKYVVVLFTKDNCEACDNFENQMTELREDLVDTLSAWVVVAVNSQLRKIVTPQEEPVLVFYRYGRPLIYDGPLDDEEILYMFTENKEPTVKQLTDDTFEHLTQASSGATTGDWFVMFYSTDCLESSRMSGRWETVGAKLKHRVNVATIDKFTTGAATARRFKVYDTPTFIFFRHGKMYRYEIPKHEPNAFVSFAKDWYKNARAEPVPVPQSPFDDFVQMIANALRDDPWIMKLGSITIGVFIIISIASKFRRKPEEPQKKD, encoded by the exons ATGTTaggaataatttgtttattggCAATATGTAGTATCTCTGCTGTTCAATCGAACGGTCTTGAGACAGTGAGCGATGCAGAACTCACGGCTTTACTAGGAAACGAGAAATATGTAGTTGTGCTCTTCA CGAAAGACAACTGTGAAGCATGCGACAACTTTGAGAATCAAATGACAGAGTTGAGAGAGGATCTAGTGGATACTTTGTCTGCGTGGGTGGTTGTAGCGGTAAACAGTCaacttagaaaaattgtcaCCCCGCAGGAGGAGCCTGTTCTCGTTTTCTATAGATATGGAAGACCCTTGATCTATGATG GGCCCCTAGACGATGAGGAAATTCTATATATGTTCACGGAAAATAAGGAACCCACTGTGAAACAGCTAACAGATGATACGTTTGAACACTTAACACAGGCAAGTAGTGGAGCTACTACTGGAGATTGGTTTGTCATGTT TTACAGTACAGACTGCTTAGAGTCTTCTAGAATGTCTGGCAGATGGGAGACAGTGGGTGCAAAGCTGAAGCACAGAGTAAATGTGGCTACAATTGACAAATTCACGACTGGTGCAGCTACAGCCAGAAGATTCAAAGTCTATGATACTCCCACTTTTATATT CTTCAGGCACGGTAAAATGTATCGCTACGAAATTCCGAAACACGAACCGAATGCGTTCGTGTCTTTCGCGAAAGATTGGTACAAAAATGCGCGTGCTGAACCTGTGCCTGTACCACAAAGCCCGTT TGACGATTTTGTACAAATGATTGCGAACGCGCTACGCGACGATCCTTGGATCATGAAGCTCGGCAGCATAACCATTGgcgtatttattataatttcgataGCGTCTAAGTTTAGGCGCAAACCAGAGGAACCTCAGAAGAAAGACTAA